One window from the genome of Streptococcus salivarius encodes:
- a CDS encoding DUF4956 domain-containing protein — MSNLFNSIFNDATATASPLQLMLALLVSLVLGLALTWTYKYRTLYTREFAISLTLLPCLMTLVIFLVNGSLGTSIAVAGTFSLIRFRSATSGSRELIAVFMAMIIGLASGTGYLLLAVLFTAFLLAVWLLLENRQSRTDNQRRRLLTINVSYQDLIDQKITKTLLNFTSECDLISLNTTGGGESMQLVYEVDLNPQVDDFQLTNHLISSIENCDLAITKKAKKKKNL; from the coding sequence ATGTCTAATCTCTTCAATTCTATCTTTAATGATGCAACCGCAACTGCAAGTCCCCTTCAACTCATGCTGGCCTTACTGGTCAGCCTTGTTTTAGGCTTGGCCTTGACCTGGACTTACAAATATCGAACCCTCTACACCAGAGAATTCGCCATCAGTTTGACCTTGCTGCCATGCTTGATGACCCTAGTTATCTTCCTTGTCAATGGTAGTTTGGGGACCTCTATCGCCGTGGCAGGGACCTTTAGTCTCATTCGTTTTCGATCAGCGACTAGTGGTTCCAGGGAGCTAATCGCCGTCTTCATGGCCATGATTATCGGTCTGGCATCTGGGACAGGCTATTTGCTACTGGCCGTCCTCTTCACCGCCTTTCTATTGGCTGTTTGGCTCCTTTTGGAAAATCGTCAAAGTCGTACCGACAACCAACGTCGTAGACTCCTGACCATTAACGTCTCCTACCAAGACTTGATTGATCAAAAAATCACTAAAACCTTGCTCAATTTCACCAGCGAATGTGACTTGATTTCCCTTAACACCACTGGTGGGGGTGAAAGCATGCAACTGGTCTATGAAGTGGACTTGAATCCCCAAGTGGATGACTTCCAATTGACGAACCACCTTATCTCAAGTATTGAAAATTGTGACCTTGCCATAACCAAAAAAGCTAAAAAGAAAAAGAATTTGTAA